One genomic window of Medicago truncatula cultivar Jemalong A17 chromosome 1, MtrunA17r5.0-ANR, whole genome shotgun sequence includes the following:
- the LOC11431731 gene encoding probable UDP-N-acetylglucosamine--peptide N-acetylglucosaminyltransferase SEC isoform X3 translates to MESGDFNRALQYYKEAVKLKPSFPDAYLNLGNVYKALGMPQEAIACYQHALQTRPNYGMAYGNLASIHYEQGQLDMAILHYKQAIACDPRFLEAYNNLGNALKDVGRVEEAIQCYNQCLSLQPNHPQALTNLGNIYMEWNMVAAAASYYKATLNVTTGLSAPYNNLAIIYKQQGNYADAISCYNEVLRIDPLAADGLVNRGNTYKEIGRVSDAIQDYIRAITVRPTMAEAHANLASAYKDSGHVEAAVKSYRQALILRTDFPEATCNLLHTLQCVCCWEDRDQMFKEVEGIIRRQINMSVLPSVQPFHAIAYPLDPMLALEISRKYAAHCSVIASRFSLPPFSHPAPIPIKQEGGYERLRIGYVSSDFGNHPLSHLMGSVFGMHNRKNVEVFCYALSPNDGTEWRQRIQSEAEHFVDVSAMTSDTIAKLINEDKIQILINLNGYTKGARNEIFAMKPAPVQVSYMGFPGTTGATYIDYLVTDEFVSPLQYAHIYSEKIVHLPHCYFVNDYKQKNQDVLDPNCQPKRSDYGLPEDKFLFACFNQLYKMDPEIFNTWCNILKRVPNSALWLLKFPAAGEMRLRAYAAAQGVQPDQIIFTDVAMKGEHIRRSSLADLFLDTPLCNAHTTGTDILWAGLPMVTLPLEKMATRVAGSLCISTGLGEEMIVSSMKEYEDRAVSLALNRPKLQALTDKLKSVRLTCPLFDTNRWVRNLDRAYFKMWNLHCTGQRPQHFKVTENDNECPYDK, encoded by the exons ATGGAGTCTGGTGATTTCAACAGAGCCCTGCAGTATTACAAG GAAGCTGTTAAACTCAAACCTTCCTTCCCTGATGCATACTTGAACCTTGGGAATGTATACAAG GCTTTAGGGATGCCTCAAGAAGCTATTGCATGTTATCAACATGCTCTTCAGACTCGTCCAAACTATGGCATGGCTTATG GTAATTTGGCCAGTATACATTATGAGCAAGGTCAACTGGACATGGCAATTCTACACTACAAACAAGCTATTGCATGTGACCCCAGATTTTTGGAAGCTTACAATAATTTG GGTAATGCTCTGAAAGATGTTGGCAGAGTGGAGGAAGCAATCCAGTGCTATAAT CAATGCCTTTCGTTACAGCCCAACCACCCACAAGCGTTGACCAATCTTGGAAATATATACATGGAATG GAATATGGTGGCTGCTGCTGCTTCATATTATAAAGCTACACTAAATGTAACCACTGGATTATCTGCACCGTATAACAACCTTGCTATAATATATAAGCAGCAG GGGAATTATGCAGATGCCATATCTTGCTACAATGAGGTTCTCCGCATTGATCCCTTGGCAGCTGATGGTCTTGTAAACAGAGGCAATACTTATAAGGAGATTGGTAGAGTCAGTGATGCTATCCAGGATTACATACGTGCGATCACTGTCAGGCCTACTATGGCTGAAGCTCATGCTAATTTGGCTTCTGCCTACAAAGATAG TGGACATGTAGAGGCGGCTGTAAAGAGCTACAGACAGGCATTGATTCTTCGTACAGACTTTCCTGAAGCAACTTGCAATCTTCTACATACACTTCag TGTGTCTGTTGTTGGGAGGATCGTGATCAAATGTTCAAGGAAGTAGAAGGGATTATCAGAAGACAAATTAAT aTGTCAGTTCTTCCTAGTGTCCAGCCTTTCCATGCAATAGCATACCCACTTGACCCAATGCTTGCTCTGGAAATTAG CCGCAAATATGCTGCACACTGCTCTGTAATTGCATCTCGTTTCTCTCTTCCACCGTTTAGCCATCCTGCTCCTATTCCAATCAAGCAGGAGGGAGGTTATGAAAGACTAAGGATTGG GTATGTGAGTAGTGACTTTGGTAATCACCCATTGTCACATCTCATGGGATCTGTTTTCGGTATGCACAACAGAAAGAATGTGGAG GTATTCTGTTATGCCTTGAGTCCAAATGATGGTACTGAATGGAGACAGCGTATTCAATCTGAAGCAGAGCACTTTGTGGATGTATCTGCCATGACATCAGATACGATAGCAAAATTGATCAACGAGGATAAGATTCAAATCCTTATCAACCTCAATGGTTATACAAAG GGTGCGAGAAATGAGATATTTGCTATGAAACCTGCACCAGTCCAAGTTTCATATATGGGATTTCCTGGCACAACCGGAGCTACATACATAGATTACTTAGTCACTGATGAG TTTGTTTCACCTCTTCAGTATGCACATATCTACTCTGAAAAGATTGTCCATCTCCCGCATTGCTACTTTGTAAATGATTATAAACAG AAAAATCAGGATGTGTTGGATCCTAACTGTCAGCCGAAACGATCAGATTATGGTCTACCTGAGGATAAGTTTTTATTTGCATGCTTCAATCAACTTTACAAGATGGATCCTGAAATATTTAATACATG GTGCAATATACTTAAACGTGTACCCAACAGCGCGCTTTGGCTCTTGAAATTTCCCGCAGCAGGAGAAATGAGACTGAGGGCAT ATGCTGCTGCACAAGGGGTACAACCTGATCAAATTATCTTCACAGATGTTGCAATGAAGGGTGAACACATTAGACGGAGTTCCTTAGCAGACTTATTTCTAGACAC gCCTTTATGCAATGCACATACTACAGGAACAGATATACTATGGGCAGGTCTGCCTATGGTTACTCTGCCTCTTGAGAAAATGGCTACTAGGGTTGCTGGCTCACTCTGTATTTCCACTGGACTGGGTGAGGAGATGATTGTCAGCAG TATGAAAGAGTATGAAGATAGAGCTGTATCACTTGCTCTGAATCGCCCAAAGCTTCAAGCTCTAACCGATAAGCTCAAATCTGTGCGTCTGACCTGTCCTCTCTTTGACACAAACCGATGG gtgAGAAATCTTGACAGAGCATATTTTAAAATGTGGAACCTGCATTGCACTGGTCAACGGCCACAACATTTTAAGGTCACTGAAAATGATAATGAATGTCCTTATGATAAATAG
- the LOC11425078 gene encoding germin-like protein subfamily 1 member 16 has protein sequence MGVFYFIVALLALASSVGFAYDPSPLQDFCVAINDTKTGVFVNGKFCKDPKLANADDFFFQGLGPGNTSNPLGSKVTPVTVNEILGLNTLGISLARVDFAPKGLNPPHTHPRGTEILVVLEGTLYVGFVSSNQDNNRLFTKVLNKGDVFVFPIGLIHFQLNVGYGEAIAIAGLSSQNPGVITIANAVFGSKPPISLEVLTKAFQVDKNVIDYLQKQFWYNNS, from the exons ATGGGAGTTTTTTACTTCATCGTTGCCTTATTGGCTTTAGCATCCTCTGTTGGTTTTGCCTATGATCCCAGCCCATTGCAAGACTTTTGTGTTGCAATCAATGATACTAAAACTGGTG TGTTTGTGAATGGAAAATTTTGCAAAGATCCTAAGCTTGCAAATGCGGATGATTTCTTCTTTCAAGGATTGGGACCTGGGAATACTTCAAATCCACTCGGATCAAAAGTGACTCCAGTGACGGTTAATGAAATATTAGGACTCAACACACTTGGTATATCTTTGGCTCGCGTCGATTTTGCACCAAAAGGTCTAAATCCTCCTCACACCCACCCAAGAGGCACCGAGATTCTTGTAGTTTTGGAAGGCACACTTTACGTTGGATTTGTTTCCTCAAATCAAGACAATAACCGTCTCTTCACCAAAGTATTGAACAAAGGTGATGTATTTGTGTTTCCAATCGGTCTCATTCACTTCCAATTGAACGTTGGTTATGGGGAGGCTATTGCCATTGCTGGTCTTAGTAGCCAAAACCCTGGAGTGATTACCATTGCAAATGCTGTGTTTGGATCTAAACCACCAATTTCTTTGGAAGTTCTCACCAAAGCCTTTCAAGTGGATAAAAATGTAATCGACTATCTTCAAAAGCAATTCTGGTACAACAATAGTTAA
- the LOC11431731 gene encoding probable UDP-N-acetylglucosamine--peptide N-acetylglucosaminyltransferase SEC isoform X2 codes for MMAYSCYLEALRIQPTFAIAWSNLAGLFMESGDFNRALQYYKEAVKLKPSFPDAYLNLGNVYKALGMPQEAIACYQHALQTRPNYGMAYGNLASIHYEQGQLDMAILHYKQAIACDPRFLEAYNNLGNALKDVGRVEEAIQCYNQCLSLQPNHPQALTNLGNIYMEWNMVAAAASYYKATLNVTTGLSAPYNNLAIIYKQQGNYADAISCYNEVLRIDPLAADGLVNRGNTYKEIGRVSDAIQDYIRAITVRPTMAEAHANLASAYKDSGHVEAAVKSYRQALILRTDFPEATCNLLHTLQCVCCWEDRDQMFKEVEGIIRRQINMSVLPSVQPFHAIAYPLDPMLALEISRKYAAHCSVIASRFSLPPFSHPAPIPIKQEGGYERLRIGYVSSDFGNHPLSHLMGSVFGMHNRKNVEVFCYALSPNDGTEWRQRIQSEAEHFVDVSAMTSDTIAKLINEDKIQILINLNGYTKGARNEIFAMKPAPVQVSYMGFPGTTGATYIDYLVTDEFVSPLQYAHIYSEKIVHLPHCYFVNDYKQKNQDVLDPNCQPKRSDYGLPEDKFLFACFNQLYKMDPEIFNTWCNILKRVPNSALWLLKFPAAGEMRLRAYAAAQGVQPDQIIFTDVAMKGEHIRRSSLADLFLDTPLCNAHTTGTDILWAGLPMVTLPLEKMATRVAGSLCISTGLGEEMIVSSMKEYEDRAVSLALNRPKLQALTDKLKSVRLTCPLFDTNRWVRNLDRAYFKMWNLHCTGQRPQHFKVTENDNECPYDK; via the exons ATGATG GCATACAGTTGTTACCTCGAGGCATTGCGTATACAACCCACCTTTGCTATTGCATGGTCAAATCTTGCTGGCCTGTTCATGGAGTCTGGTGATTTCAACAGAGCCCTGCAGTATTACAAG GAAGCTGTTAAACTCAAACCTTCCTTCCCTGATGCATACTTGAACCTTGGGAATGTATACAAG GCTTTAGGGATGCCTCAAGAAGCTATTGCATGTTATCAACATGCTCTTCAGACTCGTCCAAACTATGGCATGGCTTATG GTAATTTGGCCAGTATACATTATGAGCAAGGTCAACTGGACATGGCAATTCTACACTACAAACAAGCTATTGCATGTGACCCCAGATTTTTGGAAGCTTACAATAATTTG GGTAATGCTCTGAAAGATGTTGGCAGAGTGGAGGAAGCAATCCAGTGCTATAAT CAATGCCTTTCGTTACAGCCCAACCACCCACAAGCGTTGACCAATCTTGGAAATATATACATGGAATG GAATATGGTGGCTGCTGCTGCTTCATATTATAAAGCTACACTAAATGTAACCACTGGATTATCTGCACCGTATAACAACCTTGCTATAATATATAAGCAGCAG GGGAATTATGCAGATGCCATATCTTGCTACAATGAGGTTCTCCGCATTGATCCCTTGGCAGCTGATGGTCTTGTAAACAGAGGCAATACTTATAAGGAGATTGGTAGAGTCAGTGATGCTATCCAGGATTACATACGTGCGATCACTGTCAGGCCTACTATGGCTGAAGCTCATGCTAATTTGGCTTCTGCCTACAAAGATAG TGGACATGTAGAGGCGGCTGTAAAGAGCTACAGACAGGCATTGATTCTTCGTACAGACTTTCCTGAAGCAACTTGCAATCTTCTACATACACTTCag TGTGTCTGTTGTTGGGAGGATCGTGATCAAATGTTCAAGGAAGTAGAAGGGATTATCAGAAGACAAATTAAT aTGTCAGTTCTTCCTAGTGTCCAGCCTTTCCATGCAATAGCATACCCACTTGACCCAATGCTTGCTCTGGAAATTAG CCGCAAATATGCTGCACACTGCTCTGTAATTGCATCTCGTTTCTCTCTTCCACCGTTTAGCCATCCTGCTCCTATTCCAATCAAGCAGGAGGGAGGTTATGAAAGACTAAGGATTGG GTATGTGAGTAGTGACTTTGGTAATCACCCATTGTCACATCTCATGGGATCTGTTTTCGGTATGCACAACAGAAAGAATGTGGAG GTATTCTGTTATGCCTTGAGTCCAAATGATGGTACTGAATGGAGACAGCGTATTCAATCTGAAGCAGAGCACTTTGTGGATGTATCTGCCATGACATCAGATACGATAGCAAAATTGATCAACGAGGATAAGATTCAAATCCTTATCAACCTCAATGGTTATACAAAG GGTGCGAGAAATGAGATATTTGCTATGAAACCTGCACCAGTCCAAGTTTCATATATGGGATTTCCTGGCACAACCGGAGCTACATACATAGATTACTTAGTCACTGATGAG TTTGTTTCACCTCTTCAGTATGCACATATCTACTCTGAAAAGATTGTCCATCTCCCGCATTGCTACTTTGTAAATGATTATAAACAG AAAAATCAGGATGTGTTGGATCCTAACTGTCAGCCGAAACGATCAGATTATGGTCTACCTGAGGATAAGTTTTTATTTGCATGCTTCAATCAACTTTACAAGATGGATCCTGAAATATTTAATACATG GTGCAATATACTTAAACGTGTACCCAACAGCGCGCTTTGGCTCTTGAAATTTCCCGCAGCAGGAGAAATGAGACTGAGGGCAT ATGCTGCTGCACAAGGGGTACAACCTGATCAAATTATCTTCACAGATGTTGCAATGAAGGGTGAACACATTAGACGGAGTTCCTTAGCAGACTTATTTCTAGACAC gCCTTTATGCAATGCACATACTACAGGAACAGATATACTATGGGCAGGTCTGCCTATGGTTACTCTGCCTCTTGAGAAAATGGCTACTAGGGTTGCTGGCTCACTCTGTATTTCCACTGGACTGGGTGAGGAGATGATTGTCAGCAG TATGAAAGAGTATGAAGATAGAGCTGTATCACTTGCTCTGAATCGCCCAAAGCTTCAAGCTCTAACCGATAAGCTCAAATCTGTGCGTCTGACCTGTCCTCTCTTTGACACAAACCGATGG gtgAGAAATCTTGACAGAGCATATTTTAAAATGTGGAACCTGCATTGCACTGGTCAACGGCCACAACATTTTAAGGTCACTGAAAATGATAATGAATGTCCTTATGATAAATAG